The proteins below are encoded in one region of Alistipes communis:
- the sppA gene encoding signal peptide peptidase SppA gives MNFSKTFLAGLLAFIVGNILIAVLWSLFVMGIVGALSATTGIDDNSILRIDLSENIVEAPPADPFAGVDFRTMTATPHVTLFEALRAIDAAKSDPRIKGIYIRPNGQGTVSMAVLEELRAAILDFKQESGKFVLAYNEAYGQGGYYLATAADGVYLQPEGLLDWHGMAVNTLFFKGLLDKLDLKVEVFRPTACKYKSAVEPYILTKLSDANREQLGQLVHSMWSVIAGDVAESRGLTIEMLDEYADELSAIQPEDALAKGMVDGLKYEDEMNDLFAEAGVEADGDGQYRFVSLGRYAAQVGPDMRHMGADRVAVLYADGQIVDGEGYDAVYGNTLAEKIRQLRLDDGVKAVVVRVNSPGGSALASDVIWREMELLKAEKPVIVSMGAYAASGGYYISAPADAIVADRLTLTGSIGVFGMLLDAGDAMERKLGVTVDAVKSNRSADLSIFRGLTPTERAMMLKSVDRVYETFTNLVAEGRNLPVEKVLDIAGGRVWSGVDALEIGLIDSYGGLKSAIAVAVDKAGLGEEYFIEEVREAPQGLAAILAALNAQVEAHVEHTELFDLYDEYRHVRNALSQQGVLTYCPYVFSFE, from the coding sequence ATGAATTTTTCGAAGACCTTTCTGGCCGGCCTGCTGGCCTTCATCGTGGGCAATATCCTCATTGCCGTGTTGTGGAGCCTCTTCGTCATGGGGATCGTCGGTGCGCTGTCGGCGACGACTGGTATCGACGACAATTCGATTCTGCGGATCGACCTTTCGGAGAACATCGTCGAGGCGCCTCCCGCCGATCCTTTCGCCGGCGTCGATTTCCGTACGATGACTGCCACGCCCCACGTGACCCTGTTCGAGGCGCTGCGCGCGATCGATGCCGCCAAGAGCGATCCCCGCATCAAGGGAATCTATATCCGGCCCAACGGGCAGGGTACGGTCTCGATGGCCGTGTTGGAGGAGTTGCGTGCGGCGATCCTCGACTTCAAGCAGGAGAGCGGCAAGTTCGTGCTGGCCTACAACGAAGCCTACGGGCAGGGAGGCTATTACCTCGCCACGGCGGCCGACGGCGTCTATCTTCAACCCGAAGGATTGCTCGACTGGCACGGAATGGCCGTCAACACGCTATTTTTCAAGGGGCTGCTTGACAAACTCGATCTCAAAGTCGAGGTATTCCGTCCTACGGCCTGCAAGTACAAGAGTGCCGTGGAACCCTACATCCTCACGAAGCTGTCCGATGCCAATCGGGAACAGTTGGGGCAGCTGGTGCACTCGATGTGGAGCGTCATTGCGGGCGACGTGGCCGAATCGCGCGGCCTGACGATCGAGATGCTCGACGAATACGCCGACGAGCTGTCGGCGATCCAGCCCGAAGATGCGTTGGCGAAGGGAATGGTCGACGGATTGAAATACGAGGACGAGATGAACGATCTCTTCGCCGAGGCGGGTGTCGAGGCGGACGGTGACGGTCAGTATCGTTTCGTATCGCTCGGCCGGTATGCTGCACAGGTAGGGCCCGACATGCGGCACATGGGAGCGGATCGCGTGGCGGTGCTCTATGCCGACGGCCAGATCGTCGACGGCGAGGGCTACGACGCCGTTTACGGCAATACGCTGGCGGAGAAGATCCGGCAGCTGCGGCTGGACGATGGGGTGAAGGCGGTCGTCGTGCGGGTGAATTCGCCCGGCGGCAGCGCTCTGGCCTCGGACGTGATCTGGCGCGAAATGGAACTGCTCAAAGCCGAAAAACCGGTGATCGTTTCGATGGGCGCCTATGCAGCCAGCGGCGGATACTACATCTCCGCTCCGGCGGATGCCATCGTAGCCGACCGGCTCACGCTGACGGGTTCGATCGGCGTATTCGGCATGTTGCTCGATGCGGGCGACGCCATGGAGCGGAAATTGGGCGTCACCGTCGATGCGGTCAAGAGTAACCGCTCGGCCGATTTGAGCATCTTCCGCGGACTGACTCCGACCGAGCGCGCCATGATGCTCAAAAGCGTGGATCGGGTCTACGAGACCTTTACGAACCTGGTCGCCGAAGGACGCAATCTGCCCGTCGAGAAAGTGCTCGATATTGCAGGCGGGCGCGTATGGAGCGGCGTCGATGCGCTCGAAATCGGGTTGATCGACTCTTACGGCGGCTTGAAGAGCGCCATTGCCGTTGCGGTCGACAAGGCCGGCCTGGGCGAGGAGTACTTCATCGAGGAAGTGCGCGAAGCGCCGCAGGGGCTGGCCGCCATTCTGGCCGCCCTCAACGCGCAGGTCGAGGCACACGTCGAACACACGGAGCTTTTCGATCTCTACGACGAGTACCGCCACGTCCGCAACGCGCTTTCGCAGCAGGGTGTCCTGACCTATTGTCCCTACGTCTTCTCGTTCGAGTAG
- a CDS encoding BACON domain-containing protein — protein MNTKTVQARLAKRLLCIVCAVAGGCGDSTTLRYDPQPPDASAPPLSVTPDTLVFDAEGGTLVLNLATTTAEWKIESPSEWLTIKVESSDGSPHGSLGGGAGNFSIRISATSNETDARRTASIRVSGNDAGTVTIPVEQKAFGESHTPSLSVEPSSLTFKADGESFDLVVTTDAAAWTATCEAAWITITSDNDATLRATAMPNRTASPRSATILFTGEDAEPFEVSVTQAAHSESSSPLSTLERDVRPSLAVASATFYADDRLPNTLRLLQLNLYGDLAQHEIDNLMLTLCVGADTQRTGAIEGRYAIAGEGNTSPDLPELGEGAVIAGTLIRPSGGDPLFEGSWYRMLTNEANQVRLTEMAPCTEGEIVVERNGKRYSIVYRFVDDNEARPHTIAGSYAGTVEFTNLVRDAGSSPL, from the coding sequence ATGAACACGAAAACCGTTCAAGCAAGACTTGCAAAGCGCCTTCTCTGCATCGTCTGCGCCGTCGCGGGCGGATGCGGCGACAGCACTACGCTCCGTTACGATCCACAACCGCCCGACGCTTCTGCGCCGCCATTGAGCGTCACGCCCGATACGCTGGTCTTCGATGCGGAGGGAGGAACTCTCGTTCTGAACCTCGCGACGACAACCGCCGAATGGAAAATCGAATCGCCGAGCGAATGGCTGACGATAAAAGTGGAATCTTCCGACGGCAGTCCGCACGGCTCGCTCGGAGGAGGTGCCGGTAACTTTTCCATCCGTATCTCCGCGACATCCAATGAAACGGATGCACGGCGCACCGCTTCGATCCGCGTGAGCGGCAACGACGCCGGCACCGTCACGATACCGGTCGAACAGAAGGCTTTCGGGGAGTCCCACACCCCTTCGCTGAGTGTCGAACCCTCCTCGCTGACATTCAAAGCCGACGGAGAGTCGTTCGACTTGGTCGTCACGACCGATGCCGCCGCGTGGACGGCGACCTGCGAAGCCGCGTGGATAACGATCACGAGCGACAACGACGCGACGCTCCGGGCGACAGCCATGCCCAACCGAACGGCTTCGCCGCGTTCGGCGACGATTCTGTTCACAGGAGAAGACGCCGAACCTTTCGAAGTCTCCGTGACACAGGCGGCACACTCCGAATCGTCTTCACCGCTCTCCACCCTCGAACGCGACGTACGCCCTTCGCTCGCCGTCGCGAGCGCGACCTTCTATGCCGACGACCGACTGCCGAATACGCTGCGGCTGCTGCAACTGAATCTTTACGGCGACCTTGCGCAGCATGAAATCGATAACTTGATGCTGACGCTGTGCGTCGGCGCCGATACGCAACGGACGGGTGCGATCGAGGGTCGGTATGCGATCGCCGGAGAAGGGAATACGTCGCCCGATTTACCGGAACTCGGCGAAGGAGCGGTCATAGCCGGCACCCTGATCCGGCCTTCCGGCGGCGATCCGCTCTTCGAAGGAAGCTGGTACCGAATGTTGACCAATGAAGCGAACCAGGTACGGCTGACCGAAATGGCTCCCTGTACGGAGGGAGAAATCGTCGTCGAACGCAACGGAAAGAGATATTCGATCGTCTACCGCTTCGTCGACGACAACGAGGCCCGGCCGCATACGATCGCAGGCAGCTATGCCGGTACCGTCGAATTTACCAATCTCGTCCGCGACGCCGGATCGTCGCCTCTTTGA
- a CDS encoding PepSY-like domain-containing protein: protein MKNWILTAAALFVFTTAATAAANAPDDDKRPDRTPMKGRMVENRTVKFDALPEAAQAFIRDFYAKDRVERIRFDPSAHLFAYKVRLDNGDEIMFSQNGAWTDIESADGIPMKLIPQQVADYVKNKYPGQTVTDIGLERNGISVRLADQTELLFDSDEHNLRQHMAGTRTKGSGDRMMRHHGNSR, encoded by the coding sequence ATGAAAAACTGGATTCTGACGGCCGCCGCACTCTTCGTCTTCACGACGGCCGCAACGGCGGCGGCAAACGCTCCCGACGACGACAAACGCCCCGACCGGACGCCCATGAAAGGGCGGATGGTCGAAAACCGCACGGTAAAATTCGATGCGCTGCCCGAAGCCGCACAGGCCTTCATCCGCGACTTCTACGCAAAAGACCGTGTCGAACGCATCCGCTTCGACCCTTCGGCGCACCTCTTCGCCTACAAGGTGCGGCTCGACAACGGCGATGAAATCATGTTTTCGCAAAACGGTGCATGGACCGACATCGAGAGTGCCGACGGCATCCCGATGAAGCTGATTCCTCAACAGGTCGCCGACTATGTGAAGAACAAATACCCGGGCCAGACCGTCACCGACATCGGGCTCGAACGCAACGGAATTTCGGTGCGGCTCGCCGATCAGACGGAGCTGCTCTTCGATTCGGACGAGCACAACCTCCGGCAACACATGGCCGGCACACGGACGAAAGGCTCCGGTGACCGCATGATGCGGCACCACGGCAACTCGCGATAG
- a CDS encoding CE1 family esterase encodes MKRILPIGILLMLSYSLSAFGTSSPRPAGMTVETCTVDGLERTYRLYLPEGVPDDAPLVFVLHGYGGNFNLDRYGMNEAADRHGFAVCYPQGMKDGRGKTCWNVGYPFQADMTVDDVSFLCELAGLLQDKYGLSRKNTFCTGMSNGGEMCYLLAYSRPDVFAAVAPVSGLTLEWMYRDCDTPAPIPLFEIHGTEDRTSAWEGDLENKGGWGAYLPVEIAVGYWVAANRCVREQTDTLALRRHPVVAHRFVGGTGGNEVWLYEVVDGGHSWAEKDMDTSEEIWHFFGRFVK; translated from the coding sequence ATGAAACGTATTCTTCCGATCGGCATTCTGCTGATGCTGTCGTATTCCCTTTCGGCCTTCGGAACCTCCTCGCCGAGACCCGCCGGGATGACCGTCGAGACCTGCACGGTCGACGGACTAGAACGCACCTACCGCCTCTATCTGCCCGAAGGAGTGCCCGACGACGCGCCGCTCGTCTTCGTGCTGCACGGCTACGGAGGCAATTTCAACCTCGACCGCTACGGCATGAACGAAGCGGCCGACCGCCACGGCTTCGCCGTCTGCTACCCGCAGGGCATGAAGGACGGCCGCGGCAAAACCTGCTGGAACGTCGGGTACCCGTTCCAGGCCGACATGACCGTCGACGACGTGTCGTTCCTCTGCGAACTGGCCGGTCTGTTGCAGGACAAGTACGGCCTGAGCCGGAAAAACACGTTCTGTACCGGCATGTCGAACGGCGGCGAGATGTGTTACCTGCTCGCCTACTCCCGTCCCGACGTCTTCGCTGCCGTCGCACCGGTTTCGGGACTGACGCTGGAATGGATGTACCGCGACTGCGACACGCCGGCGCCGATCCCGCTCTTCGAGATCCACGGTACCGAAGATCGCACCTCCGCGTGGGAGGGCGATCTGGAAAACAAGGGCGGCTGGGGCGCCTACCTGCCCGTCGAGATCGCCGTCGGCTACTGGGTCGCCGCCAACCGCTGCGTGCGCGAACAGACCGATACGCTGGCCCTGCGGCGGCATCCCGTGGTGGCGCACCGCTTCGTCGGGGGCACCGGCGGCAACGAAGTCTGGCTCTACGAGGTCGTAGACGGCGGCCACAGTTGGGCCGAGAAGGATATGGACACCTCCGAAGAGATATGGCATTTCTTCGGCCGGTTCGTGAAATAG
- a CDS encoding M13 family metallopeptidase: MKKVILFATLACMMSCNDKTAKTPAIDPSNFDLSVAPNEGFYQYATGGWQAKNPLKPEFSRFGSFDVLRENNEVRINDLFQEMTKIEAAPGSVDQKISDLYKMGLDSVRLNKEGAEPVKADLAAIMQVEKGPTLTKALTEMMLDVGNPLFAFGVMADLMDSNTNAFYLEQSGLGMGNRDYYLEESNAALKKGYEELLAKLFVLSGTEEAEAKRAAADVVAFETELARASWSNVELRDIARSYNPMSVADLKKRYDAIDWEVLFDELGKVQVAGIDRAIVGQPSFFEGMNKLVKQTPIETLRYYLAAQYLTSAASYLSDDFYAASFDFFGRQMAGKEEQRPRWKRAMSIPNSVLGEAVGEMYVAKYFPAKDKERMLELVGNLQTALGEHIAALDWMSDATKAKAQEKLASFHVKIGYPDKWKDYSTLTIDPSESYWQNIKAASLWGTLDNLRKFGKPVDKDEWLMSPQTVNAYYNPTTNEICFPAAILQPPFYNPDADDAVNYGAIGVVIGHEMTHGFDDQGRNFDKDGNMNNWWTEEDAAAFKAKTDILVKQFDAIEVLPAKGDQPALFANGALCLGENIADQGGLRVAYTAYHNSLEGKEKPAPIDGFTPEQRFYLAYAQLWAQNIRDEEIARLTKLDVHSLGKWRVDATLRNLQDFYDAFSITDGAMYMPVEERVIIW; encoded by the coding sequence ATGAAAAAAGTCATTCTTTTTGCAACGCTCGCCTGTATGATGAGTTGCAACGACAAAACAGCCAAAACGCCGGCCATCGACCCGTCGAATTTCGACCTGTCGGTAGCCCCGAACGAAGGTTTCTACCAGTACGCCACCGGCGGATGGCAGGCCAAGAACCCGCTGAAACCCGAATTCTCGCGCTTCGGCTCGTTCGACGTACTGCGCGAGAACAACGAGGTGCGCATCAACGACCTCTTTCAGGAGATGACCAAGATCGAGGCCGCGCCGGGTTCGGTCGACCAGAAGATCTCCGACCTCTACAAAATGGGGCTCGATTCGGTACGTCTGAACAAGGAGGGCGCCGAACCGGTCAAGGCCGACCTGGCCGCGATCATGCAGGTCGAAAAGGGACCCACGCTGACCAAGGCGCTCACGGAGATGATGCTCGACGTGGGCAATCCGCTCTTCGCCTTCGGCGTGATGGCCGACCTGATGGACAGCAACACCAACGCCTTCTACCTCGAACAGAGCGGTCTGGGCATGGGTAACCGCGACTACTACCTCGAAGAGTCGAACGCCGCCCTGAAAAAAGGCTACGAGGAGCTGCTCGCCAAACTCTTCGTCCTTTCGGGCACGGAGGAGGCCGAGGCGAAGCGGGCCGCAGCCGACGTCGTGGCCTTCGAAACCGAACTGGCCCGCGCCTCGTGGTCGAACGTCGAGTTGCGCGACATCGCCCGCAGCTACAATCCGATGAGCGTCGCCGACCTCAAAAAGAGATACGACGCCATCGACTGGGAGGTGCTTTTCGATGAACTGGGCAAGGTACAGGTCGCAGGGATCGACCGTGCCATCGTCGGACAGCCGAGTTTCTTCGAGGGGATGAACAAACTGGTCAAACAGACCCCGATCGAGACGCTGCGCTACTACCTGGCCGCTCAATACCTCACCAGCGCGGCATCCTACCTGAGCGACGACTTCTATGCCGCTTCGTTCGACTTCTTCGGCCGTCAGATGGCCGGCAAGGAGGAGCAGCGTCCCCGCTGGAAACGCGCCATGTCGATCCCCAACTCGGTGTTGGGCGAGGCCGTAGGCGAGATGTACGTCGCCAAATACTTCCCTGCCAAGGACAAGGAGCGGATGCTCGAACTGGTCGGGAACCTGCAAACGGCGCTCGGCGAGCACATCGCCGCTCTCGACTGGATGTCGGACGCCACGAAGGCCAAGGCGCAGGAGAAGCTGGCGTCGTTCCACGTCAAGATCGGCTATCCCGACAAGTGGAAGGACTATTCGACGCTCACGATCGATCCCTCCGAGAGCTACTGGCAGAACATCAAGGCCGCGAGCCTGTGGGGCACGCTCGACAATCTGCGCAAGTTCGGCAAGCCGGTCGACAAGGACGAATGGCTCATGTCGCCGCAGACGGTCAACGCCTACTACAATCCCACGACCAACGAGATCTGCTTCCCTGCGGCCATTCTCCAGCCGCCGTTCTACAACCCCGATGCCGATGACGCGGTCAACTACGGCGCCATCGGCGTGGTGATCGGCCACGAGATGACCCACGGATTCGACGACCAGGGCCGCAACTTCGACAAGGACGGCAACATGAACAACTGGTGGACCGAAGAGGACGCTGCCGCGTTCAAGGCCAAGACCGACATTCTGGTCAAGCAGTTCGATGCGATCGAGGTACTGCCCGCCAAGGGGGATCAACCGGCCCTCTTCGCCAACGGCGCGCTCTGCCTGGGCGAGAACATCGCCGACCAGGGCGGTCTGCGCGTCGCCTACACGGCCTACCACAATTCGCTCGAAGGCAAGGAGAAGCCCGCACCGATCGACGGCTTCACCCCCGAACAACGCTTCTATCTGGCCTACGCACAACTCTGGGCGCAGAACATCCGCGACGAAGAGATCGCACGTCTCACCAAGCTCGACGTACACTCGCTGGGCAAGTGGCGCGTCGACGCCACGCTGCGCAACCTGCAAGACTTTTACGATGCCTTCTCGATCACCGACGGCGCGATGTACATGCCCGTCGAGGAGCGCGTGATCATCTGGTAA
- a CDS encoding phosphoglycerate kinase: MATIDSYDFKGKRAIVRVDFNVPLDENGKITDDTRIRGALPTLKKVLADGGSLVIMSHMGKPKGKVNPKFSLSQIVDAVSEKLGVPVKFAPDCAKAAEAAAALKPGEALMLENLRFYPEEEGKPVGIEKEDPAYEEAKKAMKASQKEFAKTLASYADCYINDAFGTAHRKHASTAVIADYFDAGNKMLGYLMEKEVKAVDNILSDIKRPFTAIMGGSKVSTKIGIIENLMDKVDNLILCGGMTFTFAKAQGGKIGNSICEDDKLQLALDIIAKAKAKGVNLVLGTDCVAADAFSNDANTQICPVNDIPDGWEGMDAGPASRKAFAAAIEGAKTILWNGPAGVFEFDKFAEGSRAIAEAIAKATAEGAFSLIGGGDSVACINKFGMADQVSYISTGGGALLEAIEGKELPGVAAICKK; the protein is encoded by the coding sequence ATGGCAACAATCGATTCTTACGATTTCAAGGGCAAACGCGCGATCGTCCGCGTGGACTTCAACGTGCCTCTGGATGAAAACGGTAAAATCACCGACGACACCCGCATCCGCGGGGCGCTTCCCACGCTGAAAAAGGTGCTCGCCGACGGCGGCAGCCTCGTCATCATGTCGCACATGGGCAAGCCCAAAGGCAAGGTCAACCCCAAGTTCTCGCTGAGCCAGATCGTCGACGCCGTGAGCGAAAAACTGGGCGTGCCCGTCAAGTTCGCTCCCGACTGCGCCAAGGCTGCCGAGGCCGCTGCGGCGCTCAAACCGGGCGAGGCGCTGATGCTCGAAAACCTCCGCTTCTACCCCGAAGAGGAGGGCAAGCCCGTGGGCATCGAGAAGGAGGATCCCGCCTACGAGGAGGCCAAGAAGGCGATGAAGGCTTCGCAGAAGGAGTTCGCCAAGACGCTGGCTTCGTACGCCGACTGCTATATCAACGACGCCTTCGGAACGGCGCACCGCAAGCACGCCTCGACGGCCGTGATCGCCGACTACTTCGACGCCGGCAACAAGATGCTGGGCTACCTCATGGAGAAGGAGGTGAAAGCCGTCGACAACATCCTGAGCGACATCAAACGTCCCTTCACGGCCATCATGGGCGGCTCGAAGGTATCGACCAAGATCGGCATCATCGAAAACCTGATGGACAAGGTCGACAACCTGATCCTCTGCGGCGGCATGACCTTCACCTTCGCCAAGGCGCAGGGCGGCAAGATCGGCAACTCGATCTGCGAGGACGACAAACTGCAACTGGCGCTCGACATCATCGCCAAGGCCAAGGCCAAAGGCGTGAATCTGGTGCTGGGCACCGACTGCGTGGCGGCCGACGCCTTCTCGAACGACGCCAATACGCAGATCTGCCCCGTGAACGACATCCCCGACGGCTGGGAGGGCATGGATGCCGGTCCCGCATCGCGCAAGGCTTTCGCCGCCGCGATCGAAGGCGCCAAGACCATTCTGTGGAACGGCCCTGCCGGCGTATTCGAGTTCGACAAGTTCGCCGAAGGATCGCGCGCGATCGCCGAAGCGATCGCCAAGGCGACGGCCGAGGGCGCTTTCTCGCTCATCGGCGGCGGCGACTCGGTGGCATGCATCAACAAGTTCGGCATGGCCGATCAGGTATCCTACATCTCGACCGGCGGCGGCGCGCTGCTCGAAGCCATCGAGGGCAAGGAACTTCCGGGCGTAGCCGCTATCTGCAAGAAATAA
- the metG gene encoding methionine--tRNA ligase: MAKEFKRYLVTSALPYANGPVHIGHLAGVYIPSDIYTRYLRRRGRDVLSICGSDEHGVAITIKARKEGVSPKEIIDRYHNLIKRSFERLGMSFDIYSRTSSPVHAQTASDFFRKLYAEGKFIEKTSEQYYDEEAQQFLADRYIVGTCPHCQNEKAYGDQCEKCGSTLSPDELIAPHSALSGSPLVKRETKHWYLPLDKYEGFLREWILEGHKEWRPNVYGQCKSWLDLGLQPRAVSRDLDWGIPVPVEGAEGKVLYVWFDAPIGYISATKELTPDWERYWKDSGTKMVHFIGKDNIVFHCIVFPSMLKAHGEYILPENVPANEFLNLEGDKISTSRNWAVWLHEYLDEFPGKEDVLRYVLCANAPESKDNDFTWKDFQARNNNELVAVLGNFVNRALVLTQKYYGGEVPACGSLTDYDRETLAELQAVKATLEQNIENYRFREALKEAMNVARIGNKYLADCEPWKLVKTDPERVKTILNIALQITANLSIVVEPFMPFTAAKLLAMLRLEPLDWERIGATDLVAAGHRIGTPELLFEKIEDDVIQAQLDKLAATKEANLAAESSQNIDPQKDSISFDDFQRMDIRVSTILAAEKVAKTKKLLKLTVDTGIDRREIVSGIAEHYTPEELVGRQVLVLVNLEPRTLKGIESRGMILMGEDAAGKLVLLEPAAPVNSGAVVG; this comes from the coding sequence ATGGCAAAAGAGTTCAAACGCTATCTGGTGACGTCGGCGCTCCCCTATGCCAACGGGCCGGTGCATATCGGTCATCTGGCGGGGGTCTACATCCCGTCCGACATCTACACGCGCTATCTGCGCCGCCGCGGGCGCGACGTGCTGTCGATCTGCGGCAGCGACGAGCACGGCGTGGCGATCACGATCAAGGCGCGCAAGGAGGGGGTCTCGCCCAAGGAGATCATCGACCGCTACCACAACCTCATCAAGCGTTCGTTCGAACGGCTCGGCATGTCGTTCGACATCTATTCGCGCACCTCGTCGCCCGTCCATGCCCAAACGGCGTCGGATTTCTTCCGCAAGCTCTACGCCGAGGGCAAGTTCATCGAGAAGACCTCCGAGCAGTACTACGACGAGGAGGCGCAGCAGTTTCTGGCCGACCGTTATATCGTGGGCACCTGTCCCCACTGCCAGAACGAAAAGGCCTACGGCGACCAGTGCGAGAAGTGCGGGTCGACGCTTTCGCCCGACGAACTGATCGCACCCCACAGCGCGTTGTCCGGTTCGCCGCTCGTCAAGCGTGAGACCAAGCACTGGTACCTGCCGCTCGACAAGTACGAGGGATTTCTGCGCGAGTGGATTCTCGAAGGGCACAAGGAGTGGCGTCCCAACGTCTACGGGCAGTGCAAGAGCTGGCTCGATCTGGGATTGCAGCCGCGTGCCGTGAGCCGTGATCTGGACTGGGGCATCCCCGTTCCGGTCGAGGGGGCCGAGGGCAAGGTGCTCTACGTGTGGTTCGACGCGCCGATCGGCTATATATCCGCCACGAAGGAGCTGACGCCAGACTGGGAGCGTTATTGGAAGGACTCCGGAACCAAGATGGTGCACTTCATCGGCAAGGACAATATCGTCTTCCACTGCATCGTCTTCCCGTCGATGCTCAAAGCGCATGGCGAGTACATCCTGCCCGAGAACGTGCCGGCCAACGAGTTCCTCAATCTCGAAGGCGACAAGATCTCCACGTCGCGCAACTGGGCTGTCTGGCTGCACGAATACCTCGACGAGTTTCCGGGCAAGGAGGACGTGCTGCGCTACGTGCTGTGCGCCAATGCGCCCGAATCGAAGGACAACGACTTCACGTGGAAGGATTTCCAGGCGCGCAACAACAACGAACTGGTGGCCGTGCTGGGCAACTTCGTCAACCGCGCGCTGGTGCTCACGCAGAAATACTACGGCGGCGAGGTTCCCGCATGCGGCAGCCTCACCGATTACGACCGCGAGACGCTGGCCGAATTGCAGGCGGTGAAGGCGACGCTCGAACAGAATATCGAGAACTACCGCTTCCGCGAGGCGTTGAAGGAGGCGATGAACGTGGCGCGCATCGGCAACAAGTATCTGGCCGACTGCGAGCCGTGGAAACTCGTCAAGACCGATCCCGAACGGGTGAAGACGATCCTCAACATCGCCTTGCAGATCACGGCCAACCTCTCGATCGTCGTCGAACCCTTCATGCCCTTCACCGCGGCCAAGTTACTGGCGATGCTGCGGCTCGAACCGTTGGACTGGGAGCGTATCGGGGCGACCGATCTCGTTGCCGCCGGTCACCGGATCGGGACGCCCGAGTTGCTTTTCGAGAAGATCGAGGACGACGTTATCCAGGCGCAGCTCGATAAGCTGGCGGCGACCAAAGAGGCAAATTTGGCGGCAGAGTCGTCTCAAAATATTGATCCTCAGAAAGATAGTATATCGTTCGACGATTTCCAACGCATGGATATACGTGTTTCGACCATTCTTGCGGCCGAGAAGGTCGCCAAGACCAAGAAGCTGTTGAAGCTGACTGTCGACACGGGTATCGACCGGCGTGAGATCGTGTCGGGCATCGCCGAACATTATACGCCCGAGGAGCTGGTCGGTCGGCAGGTGTTGGTGCTCGTCAATCTCGAACCCCGTACGCTCAAAGGAATCGAGTCGCGCGGTATGATCCTCATGGGCGAGGATGCTGCGGGCAAACTCGTGCTGCTGGAACCGGCGGCTCCGGTAAACAGCGGTGCGGTCGTTGGATAA
- a CDS encoding branched-chain amino acid aminotransferase yields MENVDWAALPFNYHKTDYNVRISYKDGKWGEPELTQDEYISVHMSAPCLHYGVESFEGLKAFRGADGKVRLFRPDENGKRFAATARKLCMAELPVETFVEMCRMVVKANERFVPPYGTGATLYLRPLEIGMGAFLGVHPAKEFMVCVFVSPVGAYFKEGIKPIRVIVNPDYDRAAPRGTGDVKCGGNYAASLEAGEEANREGYANSMFVDAVHRKYIEECGAANFFGIKDNTYITPKSTSILPSITNKSLRQLAKDMGMKVEERPVAVDELSTFEECAACGTAAVISPIGYIYDKETGREWKFGDEPGKRCLEMYNKLQDIQYGRCDDPYGWTLVVE; encoded by the coding sequence ATGGAAAACGTGGATTGGGCGGCGTTGCCGTTTAACTATCACAAGACGGATTACAACGTCCGCATCTCCTACAAGGACGGCAAATGGGGCGAGCCGGAACTGACGCAGGACGAATATATTTCGGTGCACATGTCGGCCCCCTGCCTGCATTACGGCGTCGAGTCGTTCGAAGGGTTGAAAGCCTTTCGCGGCGCCGACGGCAAGGTGCGGCTCTTCCGTCCCGACGAGAACGGCAAGCGTTTCGCCGCGACGGCCCGCAAACTCTGCATGGCCGAACTGCCCGTCGAAACCTTCGTCGAGATGTGCCGCATGGTGGTCAAGGCCAACGAGCGGTTCGTACCTCCCTACGGGACGGGTGCGACGCTCTATCTTCGACCCTTGGAGATCGGCATGGGTGCTTTCCTGGGTGTACACCCCGCCAAAGAGTTCATGGTGTGCGTCTTCGTCTCGCCTGTCGGAGCCTATTTCAAGGAGGGCATCAAACCGATTCGCGTGATCGTGAATCCCGATTATGATCGTGCTGCTCCACGTGGAACGGGCGATGTCAAGTGCGGCGGCAACTATGCCGCCAGCCTCGAAGCGGGCGAGGAGGCCAATCGGGAGGGATATGCCAATTCGATGTTCGTCGATGCAGTCCACCGGAAATATATCGAGGAGTGCGGCGCCGCTAATTTCTTCGGTATCAAAGACAATACTTACATTACGCCGAAATCGACCTCGATCCTGCCTTCGATCACCAACAAGAGCCTGCGGCAGTTGGCGAAGGATATGGGGATGAAGGTCGAGGAGCGTCCCGTTGCGGTCGACGAGCTCTCGACGTTCGAAGAGTGCGCCGCCTGCGGAACGGCTGCGGTGATCTCGCCTATCGGCTATATCTACGACAAGGAAACGGGTCGCGAATGGAAGTTCGGTGACGAACCGGGCAAGCGCTGCTTGGAGATGTACAACAAATTGCAGGATATTCAGTACGGCCGCTGCGACGATCCCTACGGCTGGACGTTGGTCGTCGAGTAG